In Pygocentrus nattereri isolate fPygNat1 chromosome 3, fPygNat1.pri, whole genome shotgun sequence, the DNA window ctttcttgcCTTCCCCCCTCTgtttctcctctgttctcttttcCCATCTTTCTTcttcccccaccccccaccccctccctcagtagtgtgtgtgtgtatgtggtgtaaTGGGGAAGGCAGGTGTATATTCCATGTGTAAGGGCTTTCTGGGCTGCCTCTGCTTCTGCTCTGTGAGTAACTGCCTCAGGGTCTGTCTTCACACATTgtacttctttctttgtgctgtGTAAGTGTGggtgaatctctctctctctctctctctctctctctctctctctctctctccctccctctctccctctctccctctctccctcagtctgtcTCGGTCTGGCTCTCTTGTGATTTTTGTCATGACAAATAAAACTTTGATATTATCAAATCATGCAGATAAAGGACAGTGCAGAACTTTGTATATCATCAttgtttattatgttaattgTGCATTCAATTTTGAATTGACAAAAGTCTTATATAagctctttgcttttttatattAGGTCACCTCTATGTCAGTTGATGTTTTTGTGGCTGAGACCTTGCTTATGTAgatgctgtgtgtttttgttttgtgtgtgtctctctctctctctttgactaTCTCTGCCCTAGCGAAGTGACAGTCGGGCGCGGGCGTCAGCTGTTCAGGATGATGAGGAGGGTCACCTGGTTTATCGAGCAGGAGATGTGCTACAGGACAGATGTATGTAGAGGTCACTGAATGTTCTCTTTCTGCACTTAATTGCTTACCATATAGAGCCTCAGGGCATTTCTGTAGGGTTATTGTGGGGGTAAGAAGTTTGAGTAACGCTATGCTGCAGGACATTTTCAGTATAGTTAGCCTAATTTGTATTTCCGTAGATTTGACTTGTGTGACATTTAAGCATTTAGCAATGTTTAAATATAGTTAACCTCTGGGAAAATTCAGTACTTGCAAGCCATTTCAGTAGCgaaattttgtaaaatatttgggTAGCTTTAATCCACTGGATGTTTCAGTAGCATTAACCTGTGGGGTATTTTAGTAGCTTTAACCTGTGGGATGTTTCAGTAGTATCAACCTGCAGAATGTTTCAGTTGTGTCAAGCTACAGGGCATTTCAGTAGCGTTAACCTGCAAGGTGTTTCAGTAGCGTCAATCTTCAGGGCGTTTCAGTAACATTAACCTTTTAGCCATTTCAGTAGTGTTAACCTGCAGAGcgtttcagtagcagtaacctGTAGGCTGTTTCAGTAACATCAACCTGCTGGACGTTTCAGTAGCTTTAACCTATAGGGTGTTTCAGTAGCGTTAACCTTCATAGCATTTCAGTAGTGTTAACCTGCAAGCTGTTTCAGTAGAACTAACGTCTGTtcatttttaagtcattttctAAATTGAATTTTGCAAATAATCTTTGCTTTCCACCAGATATTTAATTCTTCTGCTGTGTTCATTTATGTTCCCTTTATCTCAtgatgtctgtgtgtctctcctGCACAGATGAGATCGTGAACACGCTGGGAGAAGGTACTTTTGGCAAGGTGGTGCAGTGCATTGACCATCACAGGTTAGTAACACATGCACACGTACACACTCAGCCCTGCTGCTCCCCTGTCTTGCACTTTTAGTATGTTTACCTGCTCCAGCACCCGCACTCCTCTTTTACACTTATCAAGTCCTTCGAACTGAACTGAGGTGCGTCAGGTGCGTTAGAATAAAAAAGCTCTAAAATGTGCACGACTCATCTAGGAGtagcactcacacacacgggTGTAGATAAAGATGGAGTGTGCAGTGTTTTTTAATTCTCACTTTTAATTTTCAGATAGATTTCTTTAGTGTTGTTGATAGGAACACAGGGTGGTGACAAGGATCACTATGTCTAATAATGTACATTCAACcgttttattcacttttcatattcattttattatttattatatgtaatattgataatgataaaatagtatCAAATTTGCAACATCCAAAATGTACCTCTCTGTTTTCCAGGCCAAAACGTAATCTTAAAGTTATCATGAATGCAGTGTTTCCGGTATGAATCATTAAACACTTTAGACATCCAGTTACTATCACCACCTCCATTTACAGTTaataaatttctctagaacggagcattcaCATCAGCCCACTTAACAGATAACTGAAAATCTTCACTATTGAACTTTATTTGAATTCTCcttaagatgtttttgtttctctctctcttgctatctcgctttctctctctctctctctctctctctgtgtgggtgtgtgtgtgtgtaaaggggAGGTTCTCGCATTGCTTTGAAGATCATTAAGAATGTTGAGAAGTATAAAGAGGCAGCTCGGCTGGAGATCAACGTTCTGGAGAAGATAAGAGAAAAGGATCCAGAAAACAAATAGTGAGTTcggctgtctgtctctcattttcAGCATGTCTCATAAACAGAGGCACTGAACCagaaaaaatgtgataaaatattAGTTTCTAATCTGCTTGTCACTGATTaattaaactctctctctctctctctctctctctctctctctctctctctctctctctctctcagtctatGTGTGCAGATGTTTGACTGGTTTGATTATCATGGTCATATGTGTATCAGCTTTGAGTTGCTGGCCCTCAGCACCTTTGACTTCATGAAAGAGAATAACTATCTGCCCTACTCACTTAGCCAGGTCCGCCACATGGCCTACCAAATCTGCATCGCTGTGAGatgtgagtacacacacacacacacacacacacacacacacacacacacacagagaaggtCTGTCAGGTGTCGAGGGCTGCAGGTGTGTATGTGGAGAATACGCACTCAGACTCTGTGCTTCTGATGTCTGGTGTTCTTTGTAGTGTAATGTCCTGCAGTTTATCATCCGCTGAACTACAGATGAGCTCATTCAGCCCTCCACACAGAGCAGTAGTGTGTACAAGCCTTAGTCTGCTTTATGTCATATGGGGCTTTGGGCAGAGGGGGGCACTGCTGACAGTGTTTGTTGTTCAGCTGAACCACACTGGCTGTTGTGAGCACAGGGATGCTGAGTTTTCTGCTGTCATCATCCTTCTCTTCCGTCACAGTTCTCCATGACAACAAGCTGACGCACACAGACCTGAAGCCGGAGAACATCCTGTTCGTCAACTCAGACTTCAGCACAAGCTACAATGCAGAAAAGGTAAGAGCCATGATGTTGGAGGCATCATAGCTGCAAAGAACTTGTACAATTTTCCATTAAAAGGTGATATAATAAAAACCCTTTGTATCCTCTTTATTACGTTTATTTCTTTACACCATTTTGAAACACCAGCTGCACCTTTTGCCTTGTGTGAAGTTATTTTTACCCTTTCACctatttacagatttttttgttaagaacattttttcttGTCTATAAACTTGAAACAGTGGcattatgtaaatataaaaggTATGATTGTGcattgctgaaactggcttttggaacttggaacgttacctcactggcaggaaaggagcctgagttggtgcgcgaggttgagagataccggctagatatagtcgggctcacctcaacacatagcttgggctctgggtccaatctccttgagagaggctggacttttttcttttctggagttgcccatggtgagaggcggcgggcaggtgtgggctttctcatagcccctcgactcggcgcctgtatgttggggttttccccggtggacgagagggtagcttccctacgccttcgggttggggaacgggtcctgactgtgcttatgcacctaacagcagttcagagtacccagccctcctagagtccttgggaggggtgcttgaaagtgcttctcctggagactcgattgtcctactgggggacttcaacgctcacgtgggcaacgacagtaagacctggagaggtgtgattgggaggaatggcctctctgatctgaacccgagtggtgttcagtttttggactcctgtgcaaaccacagtttgtccataacgaacaccatgtttgaacacaaggatgtccataagtgcacatggcaccaggacaccctaggccgcagttcaatgattgactttgtagtcgtgtcatcggacttgcgtgtattggacactcgggtaaagagaggagctgagctgtcaactgatcaccacctggtggtgagttggatcaggtggtgggggaagatgccggtcagaccaggcaaacccaaacgtatagtgagggtttgctgggaacgtctggcagaagaacctgtcagattgatcttcaactcacacctccgtcagaactttgaccagatattgggggaggtgagggacattgactcagaatgggccatgttccgctcctccattgttgaagcagctgactgtagctgtggtcgcaaggtagttggtgcctgccggggcagtaatcctcgaacccggtggtggacaccccaggtgagagatgccgtcaagctgaagaaggagtcctaccgggcatggttggcctgtaggacaccagaggcagctggcagggatcgacaggccaagcgatctgcggcttcagtcgttgccaaggcaaaaacccgggtgtgggaagagttcggtgaggccttggaaagtgactttaagtcggctccgaaaagattctgccaaaccgtcaggcgactcagaaggggaaagcagtgtgccactagcattGTATATAGTGGatatggtgtgctgctgacttggACTGAAGACGttattgggcggtggaaggaatactttgaggaccttctcaatcccaccaacacgttctccagtgaggaggcagagtctgggtacacgggaataggcttgtccattactgaggccgaagtcgctaaggtagttaaaaagctccttggcggcagggctccaggggtggatgagatccgtcccgagttcctcaaggctctg includes these proteins:
- the clk2b gene encoding dual specificity protein kinase CLK2b isoform X3, with the protein product MGKAGVYSMCKGFLGCLCFCSRSDSRARASAVQDDEEGHLVYRAGDVLQDRYEIVNTLGEGTFGKVVQCIDHHRGGSRIALKIIKNVEKYKEAARLEINVLEKIREKDPENKYLCVQMFDWFDYHGHMCISFELLALSTFDFMKENNYLPYSLSQVRHMAYQICIAVRFLHDNKLTHTDLKPENILFVNSDFSTSYNAEKKREERVVKDTAVRVVDFGSATFDHEHHSTIVSTRHYRAPEVILELGWSQPCDIWSIGCILFEYYLGFTLFQTHDNREHLAMMERIQGPIPSRMIRKTRKQKYFYRGRLDWDENSSAGRYVRENCKPLRRYLLCEAEEHHQLFDLLEGMLEYEPERRLPLSSCLRHPFFSSPRDAEHSSSSSRNVSR